A section of the Methanobrevibacter arboriphilus JCM 13429 = DSM 1125 genome encodes:
- the aspS gene encoding aspartate--tRNA(Asn) ligase — MTRLSDIWRRSHYTNEIDENITGEDVTVMGWVHEIRDLGGIIFVLIRDRSGMIQLTAPSKEIEGELLDKIRKLRKESVIGLKGKVQESGKAPNGVEIIPSEIKVFCLANQPLPMDPTEKVKAEIDTRLDSRFIDLRKPVVSSIFKIKSKMLHTVRNFFEEGGFLEINTPKLVASATEGGTELFPITYFEKEAFLGQSPQLYKQMMMSAGFDKVYEIAQIFRAEEHDTLRHLNEAISIDMEASFMDDVDVMKILNDLVQKVIIDVKQNCKEELKTLEMDLDIPEGHFEVLKYDDAVDMINSKDVPMEWGEDLSRAAEKALGEIMDGYYFLTEWPTEIKPFYVMPNEKNPVKSHAFDLMYKDLEISSGAMRVHQHDLLREKIAEKGLNPDAFNGYLRAFEYGMPPHSGWGLGADRFNMTLTGLDNIRETVLFPRDRRRLTP; from the coding sequence TTGACAAGATTATCAGATATATGGAGAAGAAGCCATTATACAAATGAAATAGACGAAAATATTACTGGTGAAGATGTTACTGTTATGGGATGGGTACATGAAATCAGAGACCTTGGAGGCATAATATTTGTACTTATTAGAGATAGAAGTGGAATGATACAATTAACTGCTCCAAGCAAAGAAATAGAAGGAGAATTATTAGATAAAATAAGAAAATTAAGAAAAGAATCTGTTATTGGACTTAAAGGAAAAGTTCAAGAAAGTGGAAAAGCTCCTAATGGTGTTGAAATCATCCCTTCTGAAATAAAAGTATTTTGTTTAGCTAATCAACCATTACCAATGGACCCAACTGAAAAAGTTAAGGCAGAAATTGATACTAGACTTGATTCTAGATTCATAGATCTTAGAAAACCAGTAGTAAGTTCTATATTTAAAATAAAAAGTAAAATGTTACATACTGTTAGAAATTTCTTTGAAGAAGGAGGATTTTTAGAAATAAACACTCCTAAACTTGTAGCTTCAGCTACCGAAGGAGGAACAGAACTATTCCCAATTACATACTTTGAAAAAGAAGCATTTCTTGGTCAAAGTCCTCAATTATATAAACAAATGATGATGTCAGCTGGATTTGATAAAGTTTATGAAATAGCTCAAATATTTAGAGCAGAAGAACATGATACTCTTCGTCATTTAAATGAAGCTATTTCAATCGATATGGAAGCATCATTCATGGATGATGTTGATGTTATGAAGATATTAAATGATCTTGTTCAAAAAGTTATAATAGATGTTAAACAAAACTGTAAAGAAGAGTTAAAAACCCTTGAAATGGACTTGGATATACCAGAAGGCCATTTTGAAGTTTTAAAATATGATGATGCAGTTGATATGATAAACTCAAAGGATGTGCCTATGGAATGGGGTGAAGATTTATCAAGAGCAGCTGAAAAAGCACTTGGAGAAATAATGGATGGTTACTACTTCTTAACAGAATGGCCAACTGAAATAAAACCATTCTATGTAATGCCAAATGAAAAAAATCCTGTAAAAAGCCATGCATTTGATTTAATGTATAAAGATCTTGAAATATCCTCTGGAGCTATGAGGGTTCATCAACACGACCTTTTAAGAGAAAAAATAGCTGAAAAAGGTTTAAATCCTGATGCATTTAATGGATATTTAAGAGCATTTGAATATGGAATGCCTCCTCACTCAGGATGGGGTCTTGGAGCTGATAGATTTAACATGACTCTAACTGGATTAGATAATATTAGAGAAACTGTCCTGTTCCCAAGAGATAGACGTAGATTAACTCCTTAA
- the uppS gene encoding polyprenyl diphosphate synthase: protein MELMKPIYQLYEWYISKGLDPNSMPKHIAIIMDGNRRYSRVQGNINVIKGHEIGVDTLEKVLDWSIDLGIEIVTAYAFSTENFNRPAEEVEGLMNLFVKNFKRIVAHEKIHNNEVKVKVVGRLDLLPENVREAILEAEESTSHYNKKLFNLAIGYDGRLEIVDAIKKIVKEVEEGKITRDEIDEKAVSNNLYTAGLEDPNLIIRTSGEERLSGFLLWQSSYSELYFCDSLWPELRKVDFLRAIRDYQQRERRYGT, encoded by the coding sequence ATGGAATTGATGAAACCAATATATCAACTTTACGAATGGTATATATCCAAAGGACTTGATCCTAATAGTATGCCTAAACATATAGCTATAATTATGGATGGTAATAGAAGGTACTCTAGAGTACAAGGTAATATAAATGTTATTAAAGGTCATGAAATTGGTGTTGACACATTAGAAAAAGTTCTTGATTGGAGTATTGATCTTGGAATTGAAATTGTAACTGCTTATGCATTTTCCACAGAAAATTTTAATAGACCAGCCGAAGAAGTTGAAGGTTTGATGAATCTTTTTGTAAAAAACTTTAAAAGAATTGTTGCTCATGAAAAGATTCATAATAATGAAGTAAAAGTTAAAGTAGTAGGAAGACTTGATCTTTTACCAGAAAATGTAAGAGAAGCAATACTGGAAGCTGAAGAATCTACTTCACATTATAATAAAAAACTTTTTAATTTAGCTATTGGTTATGATGGTAGACTTGAAATAGTTGATGCAATAAAAAAAATAGTTAAAGAAGTTGAAGAAGGAAAAATCACTAGAGACGAGATTGATGAGAAAGCAGTTAGCAATAATTTGTATACTGCAGGGTTGGAAGATCCTAATTTAATTATTCGTACAAGTGGAGAAGAACGTTTAAGTGGATTTCTTTTATGGCAGTCTTCATATTCTGAATTGTACTTTTGTGATAGTTTATGGCCTGAACTTAGGAAAGTTGACTTTTTAAGAGCTATTCGTGACTATCAACAAAGAGAAAGGAGATATGGAACTTAA
- a CDS encoding cobalt-precorrin-8 methylmutase yields MFMGASTKQGYDIADKSREIVRSLIAEEIKNLSNEEKDIVERIVHSTADPEYAKLVYISFNFVKSSLKALKNNEDILTDINMVKSGITQYDGNVECFIKNSEVVDIAKDKKITRAAAAIEFAAQNDFKGIIVVGNAPTALYKAIELYNNNELDVSSIVGVPVGFVGAADSKEELKNSSIPNIITKGPKGGTPVAVACVNSLIQTMKNINR; encoded by the coding sequence ATGTTTATGGGAGCATCAACTAAGCAAGGTTATGATATAGCTGATAAAAGTAGAGAAATTGTAAGGTCTTTAATTGCTGAAGAAATTAAAAACCTTTCTAATGAGGAAAAAGACATTGTTGAAAGGATTGTCCACTCTACTGCTGATCCTGAATATGCAAAATTAGTTTATATTAGTTTTAACTTTGTTAAATCTAGTTTAAAAGCTTTGAAAAATAATGAGGATATTTTAACTGATATTAATATGGTTAAATCAGGAATTACTCAATATGATGGTAATGTTGAGTGTTTTATTAAAAACAGTGAAGTAGTTGATATAGCTAAAGATAAAAAAATTACAAGAGCTGCTGCTGCTATTGAATTTGCAGCTCAAAATGACTTTAAGGGAATAATTGTTGTTGGAAATGCTCCAACTGCGCTCTATAAAGCTATTGAATTATATAATAATAATGAATTAGATGTTTCTTCTATTGTTGGAGTGCCTGTTGGATTTGTTGGAGCAGCTGATTCAAAAGAAGAGCTTAAAAATAGTTCAATACCTAATATTATTACTAAAGGACCAAAAGGTGGAACTCCTGTAGCTGTAGCTTGTGTTAATTCTTTAATTCAGACCATGAAAAATATTAATAGATAA
- the hemL gene encoding glutamate-1-semialdehyde 2,1-aminomutase, with amino-acid sequence MNSKDLFNESKRYFPGGVNSPVRAFKPYPVFIEKAKGSKIWDVEGNEYIDCCLGYGPLILGHSDSNVIDNVCSQASIGTAYGAPTENEIKLAKMVIDRVPCAEMIRFVNSGTEATMSAIRLARGFNGKNKIVKFEGSYHGAHDYVLVKSGSGAAALPDSLGIPEDTTKNTLTCPYNDEDALKKLIVDEKDNIAAVIVEPVMGNIGCVEPNNGYLEFLREITEENNILLIFDEVITGFRLSSGGAQTYYSITPDLVTMGKIIGGGFPMGAFAGKHEIMEMIAPEGNVYQAGTFNGNPISVKAGISTLNKLDQDFYKNLNKKGNYLRNQISEIVDNLDLNIQTVGLASMFQIYFNRDKVTNYEIAKKSDIERFSIYFHELLDNGIFIPPSQFECNFLSSSHSNEDIEKLLIAIEDSLKIAWK; translated from the coding sequence ATGAATTCAAAAGATTTATTCAATGAATCAAAAAGATATTTTCCTGGGGGAGTTAATTCTCCAGTACGTGCATTTAAGCCATATCCTGTTTTTATAGAAAAAGCTAAAGGATCTAAAATTTGGGATGTTGAAGGTAATGAATATATTGATTGTTGTTTGGGATATGGGCCTTTAATTTTAGGTCATTCTGACTCTAATGTAATTGATAATGTTTGCAGTCAAGCGAGTATTGGAACTGCTTATGGAGCACCAACTGAAAACGAGATAAAATTAGCAAAAATGGTTATTGATAGAGTACCTTGTGCTGAAATGATAAGATTTGTAAATTCTGGAACAGAAGCTACAATGAGTGCAATACGTTTAGCTAGAGGTTTTAATGGTAAAAATAAGATAGTTAAATTTGAAGGTAGCTATCACGGCGCTCATGATTATGTTTTGGTGAAATCTGGATCTGGAGCAGCAGCTCTTCCTGATTCTCTTGGAATTCCAGAAGATACTACGAAAAATACTTTAACATGTCCTTATAATGATGAAGATGCTTTAAAAAAACTCATCGTTGATGAAAAAGATAATATAGCTGCAGTAATAGTAGAACCTGTAATGGGTAATATTGGTTGTGTTGAACCAAATAATGGATATTTAGAGTTTTTAAGAGAAATTACTGAAGAAAATAATATACTCCTTATTTTTGATGAGGTTATCACTGGTTTTAGACTTTCAAGTGGAGGAGCTCAGACTTATTATTCAATTACACCTGATCTTGTCACTATGGGCAAAATTATTGGAGGAGGATTTCCTATGGGTGCATTTGCAGGAAAACATGAGATAATGGAAATGATAGCTCCTGAAGGAAATGTTTATCAAGCTGGAACATTTAATGGAAATCCTATATCAGTAAAAGCTGGTATTTCTACATTGAATAAACTTGATCAAGATTTTTACAAGAATTTAAATAAAAAAGGAAATTATTTAAGAAATCAAATATCTGAAATTGTTGATAATTTAGATTTAAACATCCAGACTGTTGGTTTAGCCTCAATGTTTCAAATATATTTTAATAGGGATAAAGTAACAAATTATGAAATAGCTAAAAAATCAGATATCGAAAGATTTTCTATATATTTCCATGAATTGTTGGATAATGGTATTTTTATACCTCCGAGTCAGTTTGAATGTAATTTTTTATCCTCTTCTCATAGTAATGAAGACATAGAAAAATTATTAATTGCTATTGAGGATTCCCTAAAAATTGCTTGGAAATAG
- a CDS encoding TatD family hydrolase, with product MIDIHCHVDFEQFNNDREEIIKRAKEKLSAIINSGTSIEGNERALNLSKQNPNFIYPTFGFHPVSSGQISDKDLNMSIDQMKKHMGEILAIGEVGMDYFYVKDKSERAKQAETFKKFIELANEYKKPLLIHARDCERKAFNIVKEYDDIPSVIFHCYSGSLKTAKKLIDEGYYTSISTMICYSKHHQDLFKEIPIENILTETDSPYLAPNREDRNEPSNVLYVASKLAEIKGESVDNIDKITEKSAKNVFGI from the coding sequence ATGATAGATATACATTGTCATGTTGATTTTGAGCAATTTAATAATGATAGGGAAGAAATAATTAAAAGAGCTAAGGAAAAGCTTTCTGCAATTATAAACTCTGGAACTAGTATTGAAGGAAATGAAAGAGCTTTAAATCTTTCAAAACAAAATCCTAATTTTATTTACCCTACTTTTGGTTTCCATCCAGTTAGTTCTGGACAGATTAGTGATAAAGATTTAAATATGTCTATTGATCAAATGAAAAAACATATGGGTGAAATACTGGCCATTGGTGAGGTGGGTATGGATTATTTTTATGTTAAAGATAAATCTGAAAGAGCTAAACAAGCTGAAACATTTAAAAAATTTATAGAATTAGCTAATGAATATAAAAAACCTCTTCTTATACATGCTAGGGATTGTGAAAGAAAAGCATTTAATATAGTGAAAGAATATGATGATATTCCTAGTGTTATATTTCATTGTTATAGTGGTAGTTTAAAAACAGCTAAAAAATTGATTGATGAAGGTTATTATACATCAATTTCAACCATGATTTGTTATTCAAAACACCATCAAGACTTGTTTAAAGAAATACCAATTGAAAACATCTTAACTGAAACTGATAGTCCTTATCTTGCTCCAAATAGGGAAGATAGAAATGAACCATCTAATGTTTTGTATGTTGCTTCGAAATTAGCTGAAATTAAAGGAGAATCGGTTGATAATATTGATAAAATAACTGAAAAAAGCGCTAAAAATGTTTTTGGAATTTAA
- a CDS encoding queuosine precursor transporter produces MIKKEKVILKEKMALKERIMLYLVSKLKISQSQLFAILTALTATVLIVSNLASTKMFDFFSTGLVWDGGAILFPISYILGDIITEIFGFERAKKVIWTAFAMNLIAVLALFIVQILPPGPGWENQIAYEAIIGFMPRIVAGSLIAFVSGQILNSYVFVKIKKITKGKYFWQRAIGSSLVGDLVDTVIFTTIAFIGTISTFQFVGLLLIAYISKIVGETLLLPVTYGAVKLCEKVMVSEKVMENESESV; encoded by the coding sequence ATGATTAAAAAAGAAAAAGTGATTTTGAAAGAAAAAATGGCATTGAAAGAAAGAATAATGTTGTATTTAGTTAGTAAGTTAAAAATTTCTCAATCACAGCTTTTTGCAATTTTAACAGCACTAACAGCTACTGTTTTAATTGTCAGTAATCTCGCTAGCACTAAAATGTTTGATTTTTTTTCAACTGGGCTAGTTTGGGACGGTGGTGCGATACTTTTTCCTATTTCTTATATTTTAGGAGATATAATTACTGAGATTTTTGGTTTTGAGCGTGCCAAAAAAGTCATCTGGACAGCATTTGCAATGAATTTAATTGCTGTTTTGGCATTGTTCATTGTTCAAATTTTGCCTCCAGGCCCTGGATGGGAAAATCAAATAGCATACGAAGCAATTATAGGTTTTATGCCTCGTATTGTTGCAGGTAGTTTGATTGCTTTTGTTAGTGGACAAATTCTTAATTCTTATGTTTTTGTTAAAATTAAAAAAATTACTAAGGGTAAGTACTTTTGGCAGAGGGCAATTGGCTCAAGTTTAGTTGGTGATTTGGTTGATACTGTGATTTTCACTACTATTGCATTTATTGGTACAATTTCAACCTTTCAATTTGTGGGATTATTGTTAATCGCATATATTTCTAAAATCGTTGGTGAAACATTATTATTACCTGTGACTTATGGAGCTGTTAAATTATGTGAAAAAGTAATGGTATCAGAAAAAGTGATGGAAAATGAATCAGAATCAGTTTAA
- a CDS encoding DUF4012 domain-containing protein: MERKNKLIIAITIVAAIGILAVVWGTFLGGPDLSQGDKSILVLAVDESESRPGMGAVDMAFVVDLKNGSISNYTPIYPGGKAHPTQPEPAEAQSQGAGSKLLLHDSLWDTNTQQGMEYAKEIVEANTNMTPDAVVAINTEALDAVIQAAGPIKVDGQETNISAIDLVRENDELHGGSMSRGEAVMALASALSTAANNPDKRNAMVQAALDQYSKGNIVMIPQGSFVGLMASKGLGSVL; encoded by the coding sequence ATGGAAAGAAAAAATAAACTTATAATTGCAATTACAATAGTAGCTGCAATTGGAATACTTGCTGTTGTTTGGGGAACATTTTTAGGAGGCCCTGACTTATCTCAAGGAGATAAGAGCATTTTAGTGTTAGCTGTTGATGAAAGTGAATCAAGACCAGGTATGGGTGCTGTAGATATGGCATTTGTTGTAGACTTGAAAAATGGAAGTATATCTAATTATACACCAATTTATCCAGGTGGTAAAGCTCATCCAACACAACCTGAACCTGCAGAAGCACAATCACAGGGAGCTGGATCTAAACTTTTACTTCATGATTCATTATGGGATACTAACACTCAACAAGGAATGGAATATGCAAAAGAAATTGTTGAAGCTAATACAAATATGACACCTGATGCTGTAGTAGCAATAAATACTGAAGCACTAGATGCAGTTATACAGGCTGCAGGCCCTATAAAAGTTGATGGGCAAGAAACAAATATTAGTGCAATAGATCTTGTACGAGAAAACGATGAATTACATGGAGGATCCATGAGCAGAGGAGAAGCTGTGATGGCACTTGCTTCAGCACTTTCAACTGCTGCAAATAATCCAGATAAACGGAATGCTATGGTTCAAGCTGCTTTAGATCAGTATTCTAAAGGTAATATTGTGATGATTCCACAAGGATCATTTGTTGGCTTAATGGCTTCTAAAGGATTAGGATCTGTTTTATAA
- a CDS encoding BaiN/RdsA family NAD(P)/FAD-dependent oxidoreductase, whose translation MKKMKNYKVAVVGGGPAGMIAAISAAQEIKTPYKVVLIEKNETLGKKLLLTGGGRCNITNLSPMKKLINQFRKEDKLFLKHSIYNLNNHDLLNIFKNKGLEFKEEENGRCFPITEDSNSVLSILKEYLEELNVDVLLNFHVKSIIKKKNEKLKIKVNEKVNEIEEKNNLFLINTNKKDIYCEKVILATGGKSYPHTGSNGEGYDLATNLGHSISQLRPGATPLEINDPYLNKLSGITLENVEISYKINDNSTIEKGKVVKVRGNILITHSGLSGPGILDISNHISLDNQCEYCELKLNGIYIEVDLVPNINEEKLNEMIIKDSSTNGKTMIKNYLKIYLKNRFIDFFLNKSQVSGNKTLSNMTKKDKKAIINTLKHFKVEINSMNKKASMITCGGIKINEINPKTMESKISGVNGLYFAGEILESYGPTGGYNLQIAFSTGYLAGKSAGESVIQ comes from the coding sequence ATGAAAAAAATGAAAAATTACAAAGTAGCTGTTGTAGGTGGAGGTCCAGCAGGAATGATAGCTGCAATATCAGCTGCTCAAGAAATTAAAACTCCTTACAAAGTTGTATTAATTGAAAAAAATGAGACATTAGGTAAAAAACTGCTTTTAACTGGTGGTGGGAGATGTAATATAACAAATCTCTCTCCAATGAAAAAATTAATAAATCAATTTAGAAAAGAAGATAAATTATTTCTTAAGCACAGTATCTACAATTTAAATAATCATGATTTATTAAATATATTTAAAAATAAAGGATTAGAATTTAAAGAAGAAGAAAATGGAAGATGTTTCCCAATAACTGAAGATTCAAACTCAGTTTTATCAATCTTAAAAGAATATTTAGAAGAATTGAATGTTGATGTTTTATTAAATTTTCATGTGAAATCTATAATTAAAAAAAAAAATGAAAAATTAAAAATAAAAGTAAATGAAAAAGTAAATGAAATAGAAGAAAAAAACAATTTATTTCTCATTAACACAAACAAAAAAGATATTTACTGTGAAAAAGTGATATTAGCTACAGGAGGAAAAAGTTATCCACATACAGGTTCAAATGGTGAAGGATATGATTTAGCTACTAATCTTGGACATTCTATATCCCAATTAAGACCTGGAGCAACACCATTAGAAATAAATGACCCTTATCTTAATAAACTTTCTGGAATAACACTAGAAAATGTTGAAATTTCATATAAAATTAATGATAATTCGACTATTGAAAAAGGTAAAGTTGTTAAAGTAAGAGGAAATATCTTAATAACTCACTCTGGATTATCAGGACCTGGAATTTTAGATATTAGTAATCATATATCTTTAGATAATCAATGCGAATACTGTGAACTTAAATTAAACGGTATTTATATTGAAGTTGATTTGGTTCCTAATATTAATGAAGAAAAGCTAAATGAAATGATAATAAAAGATTCATCAACAAATGGAAAAACAATGATAAAAAATTATCTCAAGATTTATCTAAAGAATAGATTTATAGACTTCTTCTTAAACAAATCACAAGTAAGTGGAAATAAAACACTTAGTAATATGACTAAAAAGGATAAAAAAGCTATTATTAATACTTTAAAACATTTCAAAGTTGAAATAAATAGTATGAATAAAAAAGCATCGATGATTACCTGTGGAGGAATCAAAATTAACGAGATAAATCCAAAAACTATGGAATCAAAAATAAGTGGAGTTAATGGACTTTATTTTGCAGGGGAAATTCTTGAAAGTTATGGGCCTACAGGAGGATATAATCTACAAATCGCATTTTCAACAGGTTATCTAGCTGGAAAATCTGCAGGAGAGTCAGTTATCCAATAA
- the hisD gene encoding histidinol dehydrogenase produces MEISYYDKENLSKLTEKSQEDIEDILPTVSEILKNVKNSKDLSLIEYTKKFDNVEIESFKVSNDEIKESYLKLKESNPDLLNSLEEASENIEKFHKKQIPQEWEIELRKGINAGQIIRPINKVGCYIPGGRAAYPSTILMTVIPAKIAGVERIICCSPPQENGKIMDAILVAADIAGADEIYKVGGAQAIAAMAYGTESIPQVEKIVGPGNIFVTAAKKLVYGNVDIEFPAGPSEVLIIADKTADPEYIAYDILSQAEHDPNASCYLVTDNLDLAKKTKKEIELKTKEAKRKEVIEESLKKFGKIIVTKSIEEAIDISNEYAPEHLIIMTKDNETDEKILKKIKNAGSIFLGKYSPVAAGDYGSGTNHVLPTDRGARMYSGLSTESFLKKPTVQTITKEGLKSLENIVVPIAEYEGFYAHADSIKVRLDKK; encoded by the coding sequence ATGGAAATTTCATATTACGATAAAGAAAATTTAAGTAAATTAACAGAAAAATCTCAAGAAGATATTGAAGACATATTACCAACTGTCTCTGAAATCTTAAAAAATGTTAAAAATTCAAAAGACTTAAGCTTAATAGAATATACAAAAAAATTTGATAACGTTGAAATAGAATCATTTAAAGTTTCTAATGATGAAATAAAAGAGAGTTATCTAAAATTAAAAGAATCAAACCCAGATTTACTTAATTCTCTTGAAGAAGCAAGTGAAAACATAGAAAAGTTTCATAAAAAACAAATTCCACAAGAATGGGAAATTGAATTAAGAAAAGGAATAAATGCAGGACAAATAATCAGACCAATAAATAAAGTTGGTTGTTATATTCCAGGAGGAAGAGCTGCATACCCTTCAACAATTTTAATGACTGTTATCCCTGCAAAAATAGCTGGAGTTGAGCGTATAATATGTTGCAGTCCTCCACAAGAAAATGGTAAAATAATGGATGCAATTTTAGTTGCAGCAGATATTGCTGGAGCAGATGAAATATACAAGGTAGGTGGAGCTCAAGCTATTGCTGCTATGGCTTATGGAACAGAATCAATACCACAAGTTGAAAAAATTGTTGGACCAGGAAATATATTTGTTACTGCAGCAAAAAAACTTGTTTATGGAAACGTTGATATTGAATTTCCAGCAGGACCTTCAGAAGTTTTAATAATAGCAGATAAGACAGCTGATCCAGAATATATAGCTTATGATATACTTTCACAAGCCGAGCATGATCCAAATGCATCATGTTATCTTGTTACAGATAATTTAGATTTAGCAAAAAAAACTAAAAAAGAAATAGAGTTAAAAACTAAAGAAGCTAAAAGAAAGGAAGTTATTGAAGAATCTTTAAAGAAATTTGGAAAAATTATAGTGACAAAATCTATTGAAGAAGCTATTGATATATCTAATGAATATGCCCCAGAACATTTGATAATAATGACTAAAGATAATGAAACAGATGAAAAAATACTGAAAAAGATAAAAAATGCTGGTTCAATATTTTTAGGCAAATATTCTCCAGTAGCTGCTGGAGATTACGGTTCTGGAACAAATCATGTTCTCCCAACAGATAGGGGCGCTAGGATGTATTCAGGACTTTCAACAGAATCATTTTTAAAGAAACCTACAGTTCAGACAATTACCAAAGAAGGTTTAAAATCTCTTGAAAATATTGTTGTTCCAATAGCAGAATATGAAGGATTTTATGCTCATGCAGATTCAATTAAAGTTAGATTAGATAAAAAATAG
- a CDS encoding UPF0058 family protein — MYKDEMIQMHQFLVYVLKFLETESEIPNSCSEYIALNISPHHIHRTKAEHKHAIFVLSNTISEIILKEDNDSVPTNVSNALSELVKRSKKELKVENAPVPVESK; from the coding sequence ATGTATAAAGATGAAATGATTCAGATGCATCAATTTTTAGTATATGTTTTAAAATTTTTAGAAACAGAAAGTGAGATACCTAATTCATGTAGTGAGTATATTGCTCTTAATATAAGCCCTCATCATATTCATAGGACTAAGGCAGAACATAAACATGCAATTTTTGTGCTTTCAAATACGATTTCTGAAATTATCTTAAAAGAAGATAATGATTCTGTCCCTACTAATGTTTCTAATGCTTTATCAGAACTTGTTAAACGCTCTAAGAAAGAATTAAAAGTTGAAAATGCACCTGTGCCTGTTGAATCAAAATAG
- the tgt gene encoding tRNA guanosine(34) transglycosylase Tgt: protein MNQNQFNFEINAKIPGALGRAGVIHTPHGDIQTPAFVVVGTYSKVRFLPPHQFNNIGAQAMISNGFHLSRISKDIEQSGGLSKYSEYNCPTITDSGGFQVMSFGSGLGKVVSMDKRNIAREQFKAENKNRLARVTDEGVYFKTNEAATEKLFTPEYSMEFQHKIGADIIMAFDELTNIGDSREYNEKALNRTYEWGVRCLLKHQKLTREHVEKPYQALFGVLQGAHYQDLREKAARDLGALNFDGYGLGGAFEKEHLSNILFWCNRILPESKPRHLLGLSKPDDIFVGVENGCDTFDCVAPTREARHGKVYTLDGDINLRNAEFRDDSSPLFEGCQCPTCKSSYTREEIRKLLKNEGGLKTSEQIMADKKLAMELITAHNVYFIIKLTHQIRQSIFKKKFFDFRDEWLKRYYE from the coding sequence ATGAATCAGAATCAGTTTAATTTTGAAATTAATGCTAAAATTCCAGGTGCATTAGGTAGAGCAGGTGTTATTCATACTCCTCATGGTGATATCCAAACACCTGCTTTTGTTGTTGTTGGCACATATTCTAAAGTTAGGTTCTTACCACCACATCAATTTAATAATATTGGTGCTCAAGCAATGATTAGCAATGGGTTTCACTTATCAAGAATCTCTAAAGACATTGAACAATCTGGAGGATTGTCTAAATATTCAGAATACAACTGCCCTACCATTACTGATAGTGGTGGATTTCAAGTTATGTCATTTGGTAGTGGACTAGGTAAGGTTGTTTCGATGGACAAGCGGAATATTGCTCGTGAACAATTTAAAGCAGAAAATAAGAATCGTTTAGCAAGAGTAACAGATGAGGGAGTGTATTTCAAGACAAATGAAGCTGCAACTGAAAAGCTTTTCACTCCAGAATATTCAATGGAATTTCAACATAAAATTGGTGCTGATATTATTATGGCATTCGATGAACTGACTAACATTGGTGATAGTAGAGAATATAATGAAAAAGCATTAAATCGTACATATGAATGGGGAGTTCGGTGTTTGCTTAAACATCAAAAATTGACCCGTGAACATGTTGAAAAACCTTATCAGGCACTTTTTGGTGTCTTGCAAGGTGCGCATTATCAAGATTTACGAGAAAAAGCTGCTCGTGACTTAGGAGCATTAAATTTTGATGGATATGGCTTGGGAGGTGCTTTTGAAAAGGAACACCTATCAAATATCTTGTTTTGGTGTAATAGGATTTTACCAGAATCAAAACCACGCCATCTCTTGGGTCTTTCTAAGCCAGATGATATTTTTGTGGGAGTGGAAAATGGATGCGACACCTTTGATTGTGTGGCACCGACTCGTGAAGCACGACATGGTAAAGTTTATACTCTTGACGGAGATATTAATCTCAGAAATGCAGAATTTAGAGATGATTCTTCTCCGTTGTTTGAAGGTTGTCAGTGCCCAACATGTAAATCTTCTTATACAAGGGAGGAAATTCGTAAATTATTAAAAAATGAAGGTGGTTTAAAAACTTCAGAACAAATTATGGCAGATAAAAAACTTGCTATGGAACTTATAACCGCCCATAATGTCTATTTTATTATCAAACTCACCCATCAAATCCGTCAATCTATATTTAAGAAAAAATTTTTTGATTTTCGTGACGAGTGGTTAAAAAGATATTATGAATAG